The Paenibacillus tianjinensis genome has a window encoding:
- a CDS encoding LTA synthase family protein: protein MNKKSAFTNLLNRPIILFSLVLLIKSAVAWFVVFTDGPNWSMVFTEIPFFIIVFSLIEWLASKRKILYYMIANLLITVIYFSVLMYYKYYGVIATYHALQQADKVTKVGESTYSLITPYYLFIFVDIVFFLFFMFRPKYIARWKERGAIRMSRPVLLFITAVSIGLCLFNIWPNHASMNEIKKAESMGILNYELYTLFADTTEDEALIDSKEITQQAVNETKGITEPAAPLYFGADKGKNLIVVQMESFQNFLIGLTIDGQEITPNLNKLVKENTYFNNFYANAGQGTTSDAEFVVNTSFYVPKNEPATSSPYMKKAVPSLPKLMSANGYDTATFHTNSVEFWNRRDLYKAIGFDKYYDQAFYGDDDHIAFGSSDEILFAKTVPQLAKMDAGEKPFYAMVISMSAHHPYRIPEDKYKMKLPESYEGTLLGDYILAQNYADYAMGQFLEELKTSGLWDDSLVVFYGDHQGVPMYTLGSSEKDLINELVGHDYGYTDMFNIPFIVHSPGAALPAVMGQTGGQVDILPTVANLLGVSVENQLHFGEDLFNQQSNLLPVRHFLPTGSFINDKSIYVTGDAYADGTNYNLLDNSSLPGGSTEAQFTAVQRLLNLSNSYLLQLPDRPDQQ from the coding sequence ATGAACAAAAAATCCGCTTTTACCAATCTGTTAAATAGACCGATTATTCTATTCAGCCTTGTGCTGCTTATCAAAAGCGCAGTGGCCTGGTTTGTCGTATTCACTGACGGTCCTAACTGGAGCATGGTGTTTACGGAAATTCCATTCTTCATTATCGTGTTCAGCCTGATCGAATGGCTGGCATCGAAACGAAAAATATTGTATTACATGATTGCGAATCTGCTGATTACAGTTATTTATTTTTCCGTGCTGATGTACTACAAGTATTACGGGGTTATTGCTACCTATCATGCGCTTCAGCAGGCAGATAAAGTCACCAAGGTGGGAGAAAGCACTTATTCACTGATTACACCTTATTATCTGTTTATTTTTGTCGATATTGTCTTCTTCCTGTTCTTTATGTTCCGCCCGAAATACATTGCTAGATGGAAGGAAAGAGGGGCGATCCGCATGAGCCGGCCGGTGCTTCTTTTCATTACCGCTGTTTCAATCGGACTCTGCCTCTTTAATATCTGGCCCAATCATGCAAGCATGAACGAGATTAAAAAAGCCGAGAGCATGGGGATTCTCAATTACGAGCTGTATACTCTTTTTGCCGATACCACAGAGGACGAGGCACTGATCGACAGCAAAGAGATTACCCAGCAGGCCGTTAATGAGACCAAAGGAATCACGGAACCTGCTGCACCGCTTTATTTTGGAGCCGACAAGGGCAAGAATCTGATAGTGGTACAGATGGAATCCTTCCAGAACTTCCTGATCGGGCTGACCATTGACGGGCAGGAAATTACACCGAATCTGAATAAGCTGGTTAAGGAAAATACGTACTTCAACAATTTTTATGCCAATGCGGGGCAAGGTACAACCTCAGATGCCGAGTTTGTTGTGAATACATCTTTTTATGTGCCTAAGAATGAACCTGCGACCTCATCGCCCTATATGAAAAAAGCGGTCCCGAGCCTGCCGAAGCTTATGAGCGCGAACGGTTATGATACGGCTACGTTCCATACCAACAGTGTGGAGTTCTGGAACCGCAGAGATTTATATAAAGCAATCGGCTTTGACAAGTATTATGATCAGGCATTCTACGGGGACGATGACCATATTGCTTTTGGATCTTCGGACGAAATATTGTTCGCGAAAACAGTCCCTCAGCTTGCCAAAATGGATGCCGGGGAGAAGCCATTTTATGCGATGGTCATTTCGATGAGCGCCCACCATCCTTACAGGATTCCAGAGGACAAATACAAAATGAAGCTTCCTGAAAGTTATGAAGGCACACTGCTTGGTGATTATATCCTTGCCCAGAATTATGCGGATTATGCCATGGGGCAATTTCTGGAGGAGCTGAAGACAAGCGGACTTTGGGATGACAGTCTTGTCGTATTCTACGGTGACCATCAGGGCGTGCCCATGTATACTCTGGGCAGCAGTGAAAAGGACCTGATCAATGAACTGGTCGGCCATGACTACGGCTACACGGATATGTTCAACATTCCGTTTATCGTCCATTCGCCGGGTGCCGCACTGCCTGCCGTAATGGGCCAGACGGGCGGACAGGTAGACATCCTGCCGACTGTTGCCAATCTGCTTGGAGTGTCAGTAGAGAATCAGCTGCATTTCGGGGAAGATCTGTTCAACCAGCAGAGTAACCTGCTGCCGGTCAGACACTTCCTGCCGACCGGCTCCTTCATTAACGATAAGAGCATCTACGTAACAGGGGATGCTTATGCCGACGGGACTAACTACAATCTGCTGGATAACTCTAGTCTTCCAGGCGGCTCTACTGAAGCACAGTTTACGGCCGTTCAGCGTCTGCTGAATCTGTCCAACAGCTATCTGCTGCAGCTGCCGGACCGGCCGGATCAGCAATAG
- a CDS encoding DUF6803 family protein gives MNMTHYMSLLMDNQPWNLIIFMAIPVIFAETITVTEFFILFNKNVKGSLRAFNRICSILAGLYFTGVFLYLFPTAFVPLTVNGEWHTWVDVVAVGFYLSGVIFLLPLALLDLGLIGRKRTEEEKLKLHFILVSGFLVVAHIAMIFGMVNPEIVSSMGGMSGMTH, from the coding sequence ATGAATATGACGCATTACATGTCCCTTTTGATGGACAACCAGCCATGGAATCTGATCATTTTTATGGCAATCCCGGTCATTTTTGCTGAGACCATTACGGTGACCGAGTTTTTTATTCTTTTCAACAAAAATGTCAAAGGCAGCCTAAGAGCTTTTAACCGGATCTGCAGCATTTTGGCCGGTCTGTACTTTACAGGAGTATTCCTATATCTGTTCCCGACCGCTTTTGTCCCTCTGACTGTAAATGGGGAATGGCATACCTGGGTAGATGTAGTCGCGGTAGGATTCTATTTGAGCGGTGTAATCTTCCTACTGCCTCTTGCCCTGCTGGACCTTGGCCTTATTGGACGTAAGCGTACGGAGGAAGAAAAGCTGAAACTCCACTTTATTCTTGTCAGCGGATTCCTGGTCGTTGCACACATCGCAATGATCTTCGGAATGGTTAATCCCGAGATTGTAAGCAGTATGGGCGGCATGAGTGGAATGACTCATTAA
- a CDS encoding response regulator transcription factor, giving the protein MSKLQVLIVDDEWNMRNLLRIYLMKEGFRIQEAATGHEALSMIKKHSFDIILLDVMMPDMDGWQVCKAVRETGNIPILMLTARTETKDKIHGLGVGADDYLTKPFEPEELLARIYSLIRRSTITQGMQPPQRVLDFPELNIFPDAREVRIQEGSVDFTQKEFDLLMMLAQSKQRAFTREELVERVWGYDYEGEIRVVDTHIKNIREKLQRAGMSYNPIQTVWGVGYKFQAAEYQDEK; this is encoded by the coding sequence ATGTCTAAACTACAGGTATTAATCGTAGATGATGAGTGGAATATGAGGAATCTGCTTCGCATTTATCTGATGAAGGAAGGTTTTCGAATCCAGGAAGCCGCAACGGGCCATGAAGCACTGTCTATGATTAAGAAACACTCCTTTGATATCATACTGCTGGATGTAATGATGCCTGATATGGATGGCTGGCAAGTCTGTAAGGCCGTGAGAGAAACCGGGAACATCCCTATTCTGATGCTTACGGCACGAACAGAGACCAAAGACAAAATCCATGGACTTGGAGTAGGCGCAGATGATTATTTGACGAAGCCCTTTGAACCTGAGGAGTTATTGGCCAGAATCTATTCGTTAATCCGCAGGTCTACAATCACACAGGGGATGCAGCCTCCTCAAAGGGTCCTGGATTTCCCCGAGCTGAACATTTTTCCGGATGCCCGGGAGGTCCGCATTCAAGAGGGTTCTGTAGATTTTACCCAAAAGGAATTTGATCTTCTTATGATGTTAGCGCAGAGCAAGCAGCGTGCTTTCACCCGCGAGGAGCTTGTAGAACGGGTCTGGGGATATGATTATGAGGGTGAAATCCGGGTGGTGGATACGCATATTAAGAATATTCGTGAGAAACTGCAGCGGGCCGGAATGAGCTATAACCCGATTCAGACGGTATGGGGAGTAGGCTATAAATTTCAAGCGGCTGAGTATCAGGATGAGAAATAA
- a CDS encoding alpha/beta fold hydrolase, whose translation MTHIEVNETTLYYEMSGSGLPIVFIHDHSTSHQIFEPQADYFSKRAKVIVFDLRGNGRSGKMNVEISRIIDTQCEDLKGLLDELDVVRAVIVACSSGAMIARKFAYLYPERVINMVFVDSYFHGGDAALAGRAMGIFEICALAAHYLPAEMFMRSLRITYNKWLSAYHILRRELLQERTTELIKQRLALRQADSFGFAAGLQIPVLCVTGNLNERVLEQAKKTVAQYPLARLAILDDAMYPSHLCQPQHFNRLVLDYLQDQQCFRQAASGK comes from the coding sequence ATGACGCATATTGAAGTCAATGAAACCACACTGTATTACGAAATGTCCGGCAGTGGTCTACCTATTGTTTTTATTCATGATCATTCAACCTCCCATCAAATATTTGAACCTCAAGCGGATTATTTCAGCAAGCGGGCTAAGGTGATCGTCTTTGACCTAAGAGGAAATGGAAGATCGGGGAAAATGAACGTAGAAATTAGCCGGATCATAGACACACAATGTGAAGATTTAAAGGGGCTATTGGACGAACTGGATGTGGTCCGGGCTGTAATTGTAGCTTGTTCCAGTGGGGCCATGATTGCCCGGAAATTTGCATATCTGTACCCTGAACGGGTAATAAATATGGTATTCGTAGACAGTTACTTTCATGGTGGTGACGCAGCTTTAGCCGGAAGAGCGATGGGGATCTTTGAAATATGCGCTTTGGCAGCCCACTATCTCCCTGCGGAAATGTTTATGCGATCTTTACGTATCACATACAACAAGTGGCTCTCGGCCTACCATATTCTGAGAAGAGAGCTTTTGCAGGAACGGACAACAGAATTAATCAAGCAGCGACTGGCGCTAAGACAGGCAGACTCCTTCGGGTTCGCAGCGGGGCTGCAAATTCCCGTTCTTTGTGTAACAGGGAATCTGAATGAAAGGGTTCTGGAGCAGGCAAAAAAAACGGTGGCTCAATATCCGCTTGCTCGTTTAGCGATACTTGATGATGCCATGTACCCCAGCCACCTATGCCAGCCGCAGCATTTTAACCGGCTAGTGCTTGATTATTTACAAGACCAGCAATGTTTCCGGCAGGCAGCATCCGGCAAGTAG
- a CDS encoding DUF2933 domain-containing protein, with translation MDWSWLAVLVCPLMMIFMMFGMRGGHGHGPHKKQLSAGVVEQELLQLKAQNELLQKEVQDLKNRAV, from the coding sequence ATGGATTGGTCTTGGTTAGCTGTGCTGGTATGTCCGTTAATGATGATATTTATGATGTTTGGTATGCGTGGTGGACACGGCCATGGTCCGCATAAGAAACAGCTATCCGCCGGTGTGGTGGAGCAAGAATTATTGCAGTTAAAAGCACAAAATGAGTTGTTGCAAAAGGAAGTGCAAGATTTAAAGAATAGAGCTGTTTAA
- a CDS encoding MarR family winged helix-turn-helix transcriptional regulator translates to MNEDRYDNVDGLMGAFQQFSRLNWQKTTMFGLKPSEIRVLIAIRMNKKRTGKDTLTVSEVSRLLRVTSPTITQMVNSLLSQGYVVRTSDTQDRRISVIQLTEKGELFADKAVARIRDTFKGMIDYLGEEKSELLIELLNGVHAYFEQLNDQPDSL, encoded by the coding sequence ATGAACGAAGACAGGTATGACAATGTGGATGGATTGATGGGTGCTTTCCAGCAATTCTCCCGGCTTAATTGGCAAAAAACGACAATGTTTGGGCTGAAGCCAAGTGAGATCCGGGTACTGATTGCGATCCGCATGAACAAAAAAAGAACCGGAAAGGATACGCTGACCGTCTCGGAGGTCAGCCGGCTGCTGCGGGTGACCTCTCCGACCATTACGCAAATGGTCAACAGTCTGCTCAGCCAAGGCTACGTAGTGCGTACCAGCGACACTCAAGACCGGAGAATCAGTGTCATCCAGCTGACAGAGAAGGGCGAACTGTTCGCTGATAAAGCGGTCGCAAGGATCCGTGACACGTTCAAAGGGATGATTGATTATTTAGGCGAGGAAAAAAGTGAACTGCTGATTGAACTGCTGAATGGCGTTCATGCCTACTTTGAGCAGCTTAACGATCAGCCTGATTCCTTATAA
- a CDS encoding cell wall-binding repeat-containing protein, producing MRKILITGTIALILSAALSGCQAGNKNSNAAANVTTETAVTEPWVGTKNTTRVNTSDPVQAAVLVSRTLWTAETDNNRPSSVVLTDVNNWQIAAVSTDLIHHPSNGPVLFFDKESVPAVTLEELKRLKPMGAEGNEGIQIVIVGPVASSVEEQLNTLDMKIDKIEGDEPAAIAEAIDAYYAKAAGELPQAVIVGSMDSPEYTLPAVNWIAHMPEPLLYVKKDEIPAATVKALNKREGKAAIYVLGPDSVISSKVEDELAAYGTVTRIDGDNPYENAVAFAQYKDTSNDFGWGITTAGHNFSFLTTDSTMLTIAAAPFSHLGKHAPLMFTKKDVLPDSVMEYLMNVQPKYQKSPAEGPYNHAWVTGGKDAISAAAQSEIDDMLEISPASGGNPHAGH from the coding sequence ATGAGAAAGATATTAATTACTGGTACAATAGCGTTGATATTAAGTGCGGCTTTATCCGGATGCCAGGCAGGCAATAAAAACTCTAATGCTGCAGCCAACGTAACCACGGAAACCGCGGTTACAGAACCATGGGTTGGCACCAAAAATACAACAAGGGTTAATACGTCTGATCCAGTTCAGGCAGCCGTTCTTGTCTCCCGCACACTCTGGACGGCAGAGACAGATAATAACAGACCCTCAAGTGTGGTTTTGACCGATGTGAACAACTGGCAGATTGCGGCCGTAAGCACGGATCTGATTCATCATCCCAGCAACGGGCCAGTTCTCTTTTTTGATAAAGAAAGCGTTCCTGCTGTGACTTTAGAGGAGCTTAAACGGTTGAAGCCGATGGGCGCAGAAGGGAATGAAGGCATTCAAATTGTCATTGTAGGTCCGGTTGCGTCAAGCGTTGAGGAGCAATTGAACACCTTGGATATGAAAATCGATAAAATAGAAGGAGACGAGCCGGCAGCTATAGCAGAGGCCATTGATGCCTATTATGCCAAAGCTGCGGGGGAGCTTCCACAGGCCGTCATAGTCGGGTCTATGGACAGTCCTGAATATACATTGCCTGCTGTAAATTGGATCGCCCACATGCCTGAACCGTTGCTCTATGTGAAGAAGGACGAAATCCCTGCTGCCACAGTGAAAGCCCTGAATAAGCGCGAAGGTAAGGCGGCCATCTATGTCCTGGGTCCGGATTCGGTGATCTCCAGCAAAGTTGAAGACGAATTAGCAGCTTATGGAACGGTAACCCGGATTGATGGTGACAATCCGTATGAGAATGCGGTCGCTTTTGCCCAATATAAAGACACCAGCAATGATTTTGGCTGGGGAATCACTACGGCGGGACATAACTTTTCATTTCTGACCACAGATTCAACCATGCTGACCATTGCTGCGGCTCCTTTTAGCCATCTGGGCAAACACGCCCCGTTAATGTTCACCAAAAAGGATGTACTGCCGGATTCCGTGATGGAGTATTTGATGAATGTCCAACCGAAGTATCAGAAGTCACCTGCAGAAGGTCCCTATAATCATGCCTGGGTAACCGGCGGCAAAGACGCAATTTCTGCTGCTGCCCAGAGTGAAATCGATGATATGCTTGAGATTTCCCCTGCATCAGGCGGGAACCCGCATGCCGGCCATTAA
- a CDS encoding ABC transporter ATP-binding protein produces MIEVKNLHFTYPNTKEAALRGLDFTIPKGEIFGFLGPSGAGKSTTQKILIGVLKNYLGSVKVMGTEIKDTGPEYFEQIGVAFEFPNFYTKFTALENLKLFRSLYAGATEDPLSLLKLVDLADAANMKVAQLSKGMKMRLNFCRALLNHPQILFLDEPTSGLDPVNAKRMKDLILDKKSKGTTVIITTHNMQAAEELCDRVAFIIDGQIKLINSPRELKLLNGNKRVLLEYRLHHELQQAEFSLDGIGENQQFLQLIREHPIETIHSLESSLEQIFIKVTGRSLA; encoded by the coding sequence ATGATTGAAGTAAAGAATCTACATTTTACTTACCCCAATACAAAGGAAGCTGCACTTCGCGGTCTTGATTTCACGATACCTAAGGGAGAAATATTTGGGTTTCTGGGTCCATCGGGGGCCGGCAAAAGCACAACGCAAAAGATACTGATCGGAGTCCTCAAAAACTATCTGGGCAGTGTGAAAGTAATGGGCACAGAAATTAAAGATACTGGACCTGAGTATTTCGAGCAGATTGGCGTTGCGTTTGAATTCCCCAACTTCTACACCAAGTTTACGGCATTGGAGAACCTGAAGCTCTTTCGTTCCCTATACGCAGGAGCAACAGAAGATCCATTAAGTCTTCTGAAACTGGTGGATTTAGCCGATGCTGCGAATATGAAGGTTGCACAATTGTCCAAGGGGATGAAGATGAGGTTGAACTTCTGCAGAGCGCTTTTGAATCATCCGCAAATTCTGTTCCTCGACGAACCGACTTCGGGGCTGGATCCGGTCAATGCGAAGCGAATGAAGGATTTGATCCTGGATAAGAAATCCAAAGGCACAACCGTTATTATTACCACGCACAATATGCAGGCTGCCGAGGAACTTTGTGATCGTGTTGCTTTTATTATTGACGGTCAAATAAAACTTATCAATTCTCCCCGGGAACTTAAATTGCTTAATGGAAATAAACGGGTATTACTGGAATACCGCCTTCATCATGAATTACAGCAGGCTGAGTTTTCTCTTGACGGGATTGGAGAGAATCAGCAATTTCTGCAGCTGATCAGGGAGCACCCTATTGAAACCATTCATTCGCTTGAATCCTCTTTGGAGCAGATATTCATCAAGGTTACAGGGAGGTCACTGGCGTGA
- a CDS encoding sensor histidine kinase yields the protein MRNNRIGIKLGSVIITVFLIVLLFLGFAIDKMFTNFYTAEMRKETEEIASHFTVMANATDVTSEQTMMTFAEFSNVSIFNILDNGTVNLHSGVHDSADRSFIRSSDLDKIFGGKIVSLMYKDPEGHRYFVSGQPVTKGGVITSALYVMASTEQMEQSLSGVRNLLVLSGMGAFLLAMGITWIIAQVLSRPLLQMQKATRKIAVGELETRLEITSRDELGSLAEAINDLAADLQHYRDSRQELFSNISHDLRTPITYLEGYSRVVKDHLYETEEEKDRYLDIIYQEAVRLQHLVDDVFDLAKMEEGKISLLEEELNLSDLTEQAVQKVKLKAKEKGLALSFESSGPVTLVRGDGKRMEQIVLNLLENAIRYTEKGSIQAGLQYAGSSVILSVEDTGIGIPEEDLPYIFERFYRVEKSRARQFGGTGLGLSIVKKLAELQGGKIKVTSRLGGGTRFEVYFQRQPDPGGHSK from the coding sequence ATGAGAAATAACCGGATTGGGATCAAGCTCGGGTCAGTGATCATCACTGTATTCCTGATTGTGTTGTTATTCCTGGGTTTTGCCATCGATAAAATGTTCACGAATTTTTATACTGCCGAAATGCGAAAAGAAACGGAAGAGATTGCCTCACACTTTACGGTCATGGCGAATGCAACCGATGTCACCTCCGAGCAGACCATGATGACCTTTGCGGAATTTTCGAATGTCAGTATCTTTAATATTCTGGACAATGGGACCGTAAATCTGCACTCCGGTGTTCATGATTCGGCCGACCGGTCGTTTATCCGAAGTTCGGATCTCGACAAGATTTTTGGCGGTAAAATCGTTAGCTTGATGTATAAAGACCCGGAAGGTCATCGTTACTTTGTTTCCGGCCAACCGGTCACTAAAGGTGGTGTTATTACCTCAGCCCTTTATGTAATGGCCTCTACGGAACAAATGGAGCAATCCTTATCCGGGGTAAGGAACTTATTGGTACTATCCGGAATGGGGGCTTTCTTGCTGGCCATGGGAATTACATGGATTATCGCGCAAGTCTTGTCCCGTCCGCTGCTGCAAATGCAAAAGGCAACACGGAAAATTGCCGTTGGTGAGCTGGAAACCCGACTTGAGATCACAAGCAGGGATGAACTGGGCAGTTTGGCTGAGGCCATCAATGATTTGGCGGCCGATCTTCAGCATTACCGGGACAGCCGGCAAGAGCTGTTCTCTAACATATCACATGATCTGCGGACACCCATTACCTATTTGGAAGGGTACTCTAGAGTGGTTAAGGATCACCTTTATGAGACCGAGGAAGAGAAGGACCGATATCTGGATATCATTTATCAGGAGGCGGTCCGGCTGCAGCATTTGGTCGATGATGTGTTCGATCTGGCCAAAATGGAAGAAGGGAAGATATCCCTTCTGGAAGAAGAGCTCAACCTCTCTGACCTGACTGAACAAGCTGTTCAAAAAGTTAAATTGAAGGCAAAAGAAAAAGGGTTAGCCCTGTCGTTCGAATCTTCCGGGCCTGTTACACTGGTCCGCGGTGATGGTAAACGGATGGAGCAGATTGTCCTGAACTTGCTGGAGAATGCGATCCGTTATACAGAGAAGGGGAGTATCCAAGCGGGTCTGCAGTACGCCGGAAGCTCTGTAATCCTAAGCGTTGAAGATACGGGAATTGGGATTCCTGAGGAAGACCTGCCTTATATTTTCGAACGGTTCTATAGAGTGGAGAAATCCCGTGCACGTCAATTCGGGGGAACCGGATTAGGTCTATCCATCGTAAAAAAACTGGCCGAGCTGCAGGGCGGTAAGATAAAGGTTACAAGCAGGCTAGGCGGAGGAACCCGGTTTGAAGTGTACTTTCAGCGGCAGCCGGACCCGGGGGGACACAGCAAATGA
- a CDS encoding TrkH family potassium uptake protein, translating to MLFDKILFFQKLKLTSSRIILLGFAAPILLGAVLLSLPLSSSTGSSVGWLNALFTSTSAVCVTGLVVLDTGMDFSHFGQIIILLLIQIGGLGFMTFGVLIAVVMGKKIGLKDRLLIQQSANSVTTQGVVRLSLSIFLISFIVETIGALLLTLRWANEMGVERSIYYGIFHSVSAFNNAGFSLWPDSLSRYVGDPLINIVISCLFIIGGIGFTVILDLYRKRRWRDLSFHTKIVLLTSGFLCMAGFLVIFTIELFNTKTFSTLSWSERIWAGYFQGVVTRTAGFNSIDIAAMLPASQFFMIFLMFIGASSGSTGGGIKTTTFAVIMLSIIATVKGKADVQLLKKRISQEIIFRSLAVMTISMGVVLGVAFLLTITEYPHQKDFLALLFEATSAFGTVGMSMGITPELSSMGKGIIIVTMYIGRLGPLTLAFALAQKSVKQKYRYPEDKLLIG from the coding sequence ATGTTATTTGATAAAATCTTGTTCTTCCAGAAACTCAAACTGACTTCTTCCAGGATTATTCTGCTCGGTTTTGCTGCACCCATATTACTTGGAGCTGTGCTGCTATCCTTACCGCTATCTTCATCCACAGGTAGTAGTGTAGGCTGGCTGAACGCATTGTTTACCTCAACTTCAGCTGTCTGCGTGACGGGTCTAGTGGTACTCGATACAGGGATGGACTTTTCACACTTCGGACAAATCATAATCTTACTGCTTATTCAAATTGGCGGTTTGGGGTTTATGACCTTTGGGGTCCTAATAGCTGTGGTTATGGGGAAAAAGATCGGATTAAAAGATCGTCTGCTTATCCAACAATCCGCCAACTCTGTGACAACTCAAGGTGTTGTCCGTTTATCACTCAGCATCTTCCTCATTTCTTTTATCGTCGAGACTATAGGAGCATTATTATTAACTCTCCGGTGGGCAAATGAAATGGGGGTGGAAAGATCTATTTACTATGGAATATTCCATTCCGTCTCTGCCTTCAATAACGCTGGTTTTTCGTTGTGGCCGGACAGTCTGAGCCGTTATGTCGGTGACCCGTTAATTAATATCGTCATCTCATGTTTATTTATCATCGGAGGGATCGGGTTTACAGTGATTTTGGATTTGTACCGGAAAAGAAGGTGGAGGGATCTGTCCTTTCACACTAAAATTGTTCTGCTCACTTCCGGATTTCTGTGTATGGCCGGATTTCTGGTGATATTTACGATTGAACTCTTTAATACCAAGACCTTTAGTACTCTCTCCTGGAGCGAACGAATCTGGGCAGGATATTTCCAAGGTGTAGTAACGCGGACGGCTGGTTTTAACTCCATTGATATTGCTGCGATGCTGCCGGCTTCCCAGTTTTTCATGATCTTCCTGATGTTTATTGGCGCTTCATCCGGATCGACAGGAGGGGGGATAAAAACAACTACTTTCGCTGTGATTATGTTAAGTATTATTGCAACGGTTAAAGGGAAGGCTGACGTCCAGCTTCTTAAAAAGCGGATCTCTCAAGAGATTATTTTCAGGTCACTCGCGGTGATGACCATTTCTATGGGGGTGGTTCTCGGAGTTGCCTTTCTTTTAACGATTACAGAATATCCTCATCAAAAGGATTTTCTCGCACTTCTCTTCGAAGCAACCTCCGCCTTCGGAACAGTAGGGATGTCTATGGGGATAACGCCAGAACTATCATCAATGGGCAAAGGGATTATCATAGTTACAATGTATATCGGAAGACTAGGACCCTTAACCTTGGCTTTTGCTCTGGCACAAAAAAGCGTCAAGCAAAAGTATCGCTATCCCGAGGATAAGCTTCTGATCGGCTAG